Proteins found in one Toxotes jaculatrix isolate fToxJac2 chromosome 18, fToxJac2.pri, whole genome shotgun sequence genomic segment:
- the galr2b gene encoding galanin receptor 2b has product MSDFEDFGKPGGQANVSESYQLNPTSVIVSVVFSLIFLLGTIGNSLVLAVLLRSGQVGYNTTNLFILNLSVADFFFIIFCVPFQATIYSLEGWVFGSFMCKVVHFFINLTMYASSFTLAAVSVDRYLAIRYPLRSRELRTPCNAVVAMVIIWGLSLVFAGPYLSYYDLIDYANSTVCIPGWEEQNRKVLDTCTFLFGYVIPVLIVSLSYTRTIKYLWTAVDPLDGMSESKRAKRKVTKMIIIVTVLFCICWLPYHVVILCYLYGDFPFNQTTYAFRLLSHCMAYANSCVNPIVYALVSKHFRKGFKKVFSCLLSKNGRNKVHVVHVANTVPGFEAGSTEVSQMNEENIRQNECEMINRPIPEPREATVTLNLPFQRQT; this is encoded by the exons ATGTCTGATTTTGAGGATTTCGGCAAGCCAGGAGGACAGGCAAATGTATCTGAAAGCTACCAGCTGAACCCCACCAGTGTGATCGTGTCGGTGGTCTTCTCCCTCATCTTCCTGTTGGGCACCATCGGCAACAGCCTGGTGCTCGCTGTACTGCTGCGGAGTGGACAGGTCGGATACAACACGACCAACCTGTTCATACTCAACCTGAGCGTGGCCgacttcttcttcatcatcttctgCGTTCCTTTCCAAGCCACCATCTACTCTCTGGAGGGATGGGTGTTTGGCTCCTTCATGTGCAAAGTGGTGCACTTCTTCATCAACCTCACCATGTACGCCAGCAGCTTCACACTCGCCGCCGTCTCTGTTGACAG GTATCTGGCCATTCGCTACCCACTCCGCTCCAGGGAGCTACGAACCCCTTGTAATGcagtggttgccatggtgatcaTCTGGGGTCTTTCCCTGGTCTTCGCCGGTCCGTATCTCAGCTACTACGACCTGATCGATTATGCCAACAGTACTGTGTGCATCCCCGGGTGGGAAGAACAGAACCGTAAGGTGCTGGACACGTGCACCTTCCTGTTCGGCTATGTCATCCCTGTGCTGATCGTGAGCCTCTCGTACACTCGAACCATCAAGTACCTGTGGACGGCAGTCGACCCTCTGGACGGCATGTCGGAATCCAAGAGGGCCAAACGCAAAGTCACCAAAATGATCATCATTGTCACCGTGCTTTTCTGTATATGCTGGCTGCCGTATCATGTGGTGATCCTGTGCTACCTGTATGGAGACTTCCCTTTCAATCAGACCACGTATGCCTTCAGGCTTCTCTCTCACTGCATGGCCTACGCCAACTCCTGTGTCAACCCCATTGTGTACGCTCTGGTGTCCAAGCACTTTCGCAAAGGCTTCAAGAAAGTGTTCAGTTGTCTCCTCAGCAAAAATGGGAGAAATAAGGTTCATGTGGTTCACGTGGCCAACACTGTGCCGGGGTTTGAAGCAGGCTCCACGGAGGTGTCACAGATGAACGAGGAGAACATACGTCAGAATGAATGTGAAATGATTAACAGGCCGATCCCAGAGCCGAGAGAAGCCACGGTGACACTGAATTTGCCCTTTCAGCGGCAGACTTGA